Proteins found in one Nocardia brasiliensis ATCC 700358 genomic segment:
- a CDS encoding carbohydrate ABC transporter permease, with translation MTMTTTLPVPVHADPIETRGGRRKGALNWVALHSLAIAVALLFILPFVFVFLTSVMTDRQALTSDLWPAQWQWRNYVEVWQTPGFLGWWRNTLLYAGAGTALTLLSSIPAAYALAKFRFRGRNLALMAVVSMMMLPPQVTVIPMYLVWSKQFHLTGSLWPLIIPLAFGEAFSIFLLRQFLLTIPDDYLEAARIDGCGELRILLRIVLPMARPAIAAVTLFQFFYCWNDYFGPQIYASENPGAWTLSYGLESFKAAHHTNWNLTMAATVLVMAPVIIIFFFAQKAFIEGVTLTGVKG, from the coding sequence ATGACCATGACCACGACGCTGCCGGTGCCCGTCCACGCCGATCCGATCGAGACCAGGGGTGGACGGCGCAAAGGCGCCCTCAACTGGGTGGCGCTGCACTCGCTCGCGATCGCCGTCGCGCTGCTGTTCATCCTGCCGTTCGTGTTCGTCTTCCTCACCTCGGTGATGACGGACCGGCAGGCCCTCACCTCGGATCTGTGGCCCGCGCAATGGCAGTGGCGCAACTACGTCGAGGTGTGGCAGACGCCCGGCTTCCTCGGCTGGTGGCGCAACACCCTGCTGTATGCCGGCGCGGGCACCGCGCTGACCCTGCTGTCGAGCATTCCGGCGGCCTACGCGCTCGCGAAATTCCGGTTCCGCGGCCGCAATCTGGCATTGATGGCGGTGGTCTCGATGATGATGCTGCCCCCGCAGGTCACCGTCATCCCGATGTATCTAGTGTGGTCCAAGCAGTTTCACCTCACTGGCTCGCTGTGGCCGCTGATCATTCCGCTGGCCTTCGGCGAGGCGTTCTCGATATTCCTGCTGCGCCAGTTCCTGCTGACCATTCCCGACGACTATCTCGAGGCCGCGCGCATCGACGGCTGCGGCGAACTACGCATTCTGTTGCGTATCGTGCTGCCGATGGCGCGGCCCGCCATCGCGGCGGTCACGCTGTTCCAGTTCTTCTATTGCTGGAACGACTATTTCGGTCCGCAGATCTATGCCAGCGAGAACCCCGGCGCCTGGACGCTCAGCTATGGACTGGAGTCCTTCAAGGCCGCGCACCACACCAATTGGAATCTCACCATGGCCGCCACCGTACTGGTGATGGCGCCGGTGATCATCATCTTCTTCTTCGCGCAGAAGGCTTTCATCGAAGGCGTGACACTGACAGGGGTGAAAGGCTGA
- a CDS encoding extracellular solute-binding protein yields MRRTTLAALTACTTVALLVSACTGTNSGGGDDGSADGKNVTITFWHGWSQDNEVQAIEANVAAFEKLHPNIDVKVVGNIADDKSEQALRAGGPEAPDVVSSFTTDQVGKFCSAKVWADLTPFLRKDGIDPVATFPATMLEYTRFQGNQCALPLLGDTYGLFYNKTAFAAAGITAPPKTFSEFEAAAVKLTIPEGDTFRQLGFMPNYHGYETSVMHYLGQYGADYFGPDGKSDIATDPRVAAMFEWQKRMIAALGGFDKLEKYRTGFGDEFSANNPFHTGQVAMSFDGEWRTASLAVDPVSFEWATAPFPVPDDQAATYGRGYQTGTIIGVANSSRKQTAAWQLVKFLTTDTDAVVDFANAIHNVPSTLAALSSPRLKVDANFQTFLDIAKNPHSSTTPSSINGGAYQLSLRNFGYEYEAGKQPDLRAGLAATAKEIDEAIDQAK; encoded by the coding sequence ATGCGCAGAACAACACTCGCCGCGCTCACCGCCTGCACCACCGTCGCCCTGCTGGTCAGCGCCTGCACCGGCACCAATTCCGGTGGCGGCGACGATGGTTCGGCCGACGGCAAGAACGTGACCATCACCTTCTGGCACGGCTGGAGCCAGGACAACGAGGTGCAGGCCATCGAGGCCAACGTCGCCGCGTTCGAGAAACTGCACCCCAACATCGACGTGAAGGTGGTCGGCAACATCGCCGACGACAAGAGCGAACAGGCGTTGCGGGCGGGCGGCCCGGAGGCGCCGGATGTGGTGTCCTCCTTCACCACCGACCAGGTCGGCAAGTTCTGTTCGGCGAAGGTCTGGGCCGATCTCACGCCGTTCCTGCGCAAGGACGGCATCGACCCCGTGGCCACCTTCCCGGCGACGATGCTCGAATACACCCGGTTCCAAGGCAATCAGTGCGCGCTGCCGCTGCTCGGTGACACCTACGGCCTGTTCTACAACAAGACCGCGTTCGCCGCCGCCGGTATCACCGCGCCGCCCAAGACGTTCAGCGAGTTCGAAGCCGCCGCCGTGAAATTGACCATCCCCGAAGGGGATACCTTCCGGCAGCTCGGCTTCATGCCGAACTATCACGGCTACGAGACCTCGGTGATGCACTACCTCGGCCAGTACGGCGCGGACTATTTCGGCCCCGACGGCAAGTCCGATATCGCCACCGATCCCAGGGTGGCCGCGATGTTCGAGTGGCAGAAGCGGATGATCGCGGCGCTCGGCGGCTTCGACAAGCTGGAGAAGTACCGCACCGGTTTCGGGGACGAGTTCAGCGCCAACAACCCCTTCCACACCGGCCAGGTGGCGATGTCCTTCGACGGCGAATGGCGTACCGCCTCGCTCGCCGTCGACCCGGTGAGCTTCGAGTGGGCCACCGCGCCGTTCCCGGTCCCCGACGATCAAGCCGCCACCTACGGGCGCGGCTACCAGACCGGCACCATCATCGGCGTCGCGAACTCCAGCCGAAAGCAAACCGCCGCTTGGCAATTGGTCAAGTTCCTGACCACCGACACGGACGCGGTGGTCGACTTCGCCAACGCCATCCACAACGTGCCCAGTACCCTCGCCGCGCTCAGCTCGCCCCGGCTGAAGGTCGACGCCAACTTCCAGACCTTCCTCGACATCGCGAAGAACCCGCATTCGTCCACCACCCCGTCGAGCATCAACGGTGGCGCGTACCAGCTTTCGCTGCGCAACTTCGGTTACGAGTACGAGGCGGGCAAACAGCCCGACTTGCGCGCGGGGTTGGCCGCCACCGCGAAGGAGATCGACGAGGCGATCGACCAGGCGAAGTGA
- a CDS encoding carbohydrate ABC transporter permease — translation MALRQRTVPAALKRKRRRDTLRTLAFLSPALIGFACFFAYPLLSTVYFSFMRYDGFAAPTFAGLKNWNYVLDKYPYFWKGLGNTLWLIVVMVSLRVVFGLGIGLLVTKLKTGAGLLRTVLYLPYLAPPVAATMAFAFLLNPGTGPVNHLLGSIGLPQPGWFTDPTWSKPALTMLALWGIGDLMVIFTAALLDVSREQYEAAELDGAGPWHRFRYVTLPNITPIILFAVVTGVIQTMQYYTQAIVAGKVASGKIGSAGEPFEPGYPHGSTWTLPQMVYNLGFQRFDIGSACVVAVILFGLSMAFTSLLLRRRSGFLQED, via the coding sequence ATGGCACTCCGGCAACGGACCGTCCCCGCGGCGCTGAAACGCAAGCGCCGCAGGGACACCCTCCGCACCCTCGCGTTCCTGTCCCCCGCGTTGATCGGCTTCGCCTGCTTCTTCGCCTACCCGCTGCTGTCCACGGTCTACTTCTCGTTCATGCGGTACGACGGCTTCGCCGCACCGACCTTCGCGGGCCTGAAGAACTGGAACTACGTCCTGGACAAGTACCCGTACTTCTGGAAAGGGCTCGGCAACACGCTGTGGCTGATCGTGGTGATGGTCTCGCTGCGCGTGGTTTTCGGGCTCGGGATCGGCCTGCTGGTCACCAAGCTCAAGACCGGGGCGGGATTGCTGCGCACGGTGCTCTACCTGCCGTATCTGGCCCCGCCGGTGGCCGCGACGATGGCGTTCGCGTTCCTGCTCAACCCCGGCACCGGACCGGTCAACCACCTGCTCGGGAGTATCGGCCTGCCGCAACCGGGTTGGTTCACCGATCCCACCTGGTCCAAGCCCGCGTTGACCATGCTCGCGCTGTGGGGCATCGGCGACCTGATGGTCATCTTCACCGCCGCGCTGCTCGACGTCTCCCGCGAGCAGTACGAGGCGGCGGAACTGGACGGCGCGGGGCCCTGGCATCGGTTCCGGTACGTCACCCTGCCCAACATCACGCCGATCATCCTGTTCGCGGTGGTGACGGGGGTGATCCAGACCATGCAGTACTACACCCAGGCGATCGTCGCCGGAAAGGTGGCCAGCGGCAAGATCGGCAGTGCCGGTGAGCCGTTCGAGCCCGGCTACCCGCACGGCTCCACCTGGACGCTGCCGCAGATGGTCTACAACCTGGGGTTCCAGCGCTTCGACATCGGCTCGGCGTGTGTGGTCGCGGTGATCCTGTTCGGCCTGTCGATGGCCTTCACCTCGCTGCTGCTGCGGCGCAGATCCGGCTTCCTGCAGGAGGACTGA
- a CDS encoding lytic polysaccharide monooxygenase auxiliary activity family 9 protein — protein sequence MFNRRMLSIVTAAGLAPFVVAVLPAGPANAHGYISSPASRQAQCAQNQLPCGPIKWEPQSVEGPKGQRNCSAGDRRWADLDDDSKPWKVHQVGSTVTFTWTFTARHRTTNYEYWIGNTKVADISGNNRPPGATETHTVNLGSFTGKQKLRSVWNIADTPNAFYSCVDLQIGR from the coding sequence ATGTTCAACAGAAGAATGCTGTCCATCGTCACGGCGGCAGGTCTGGCACCGTTCGTCGTCGCCGTGCTGCCCGCGGGGCCCGCCAACGCACACGGCTATATTTCCTCGCCGGCCAGCCGGCAGGCGCAGTGCGCGCAGAACCAATTGCCCTGCGGCCCCATCAAATGGGAGCCACAGAGCGTCGAGGGCCCCAAGGGACAGCGCAATTGCAGCGCCGGTGACCGGCGCTGGGCCGACCTCGACGACGACAGCAAGCCGTGGAAGGTCCACCAGGTCGGCAGCACGGTGACCTTCACCTGGACGTTCACCGCCCGGCACCGGACCACGAACTACGAGTACTGGATCGGGAACACCAAGGTCGCCGACATCAGTGGCAACAATCGGCCGCCGGGTGCGACCGAAACGCACACGGTGAATCTCGGCAGTTTCACCGGTAAGCAGAAGCTGCGCAGCGTATGGAATATCGCCGATACTCCGAACGCTTTCTACTCCTGCGTCGATCTGCAGATCGGCCGGTAA
- a CDS encoding 6-phospho-beta-glucosidase, with protein sequence MPALKLAVVGGGSTYTPELIDGFARLRDTLPIDEIVLIDPAAQRLELIAGLARRMFEKQGDPVRVSTAPSVAQGADGADAVLLQLRVGGQAARNEDETWPLECGCVGQETTGAGGLAKALRTVPVVLELAERIRRANPEAWIIDFTNPVGIVTRALQTAGHKAVGLCNVAIDFQRKFARHLGVEPELVRLDHVGLNHLTWERGVTVLDSPDAATGYEVLPKLLADFGAEIAADTRLPVELLRHLGVVPSYYLRYFYQHDTVVEELRAKGSRAAEVAELERQLLTMYADPALDTKPELLGKRGGAFYSEAAAQLIAALLGTGAGAGVQVVNTRNDGTLPSLPGDAVIEVPARVDATGVHPLPQPPLDPRFGGLIAHVTAYEQLALRAAVEGGRELVFDALLAHPLVGQFELAEQLTDRLIAHNRAHLSWA encoded by the coding sequence ATGCCTGCACTGAAATTGGCCGTCGTCGGCGGCGGCTCCACCTACACACCCGAGCTGATCGACGGGTTCGCGCGGCTGCGCGACACCCTGCCGATCGACGAGATCGTGCTGATCGACCCGGCGGCGCAACGGCTGGAGCTGATCGCCGGGCTGGCCCGCCGGATGTTCGAGAAGCAGGGCGATCCGGTCCGGGTGTCCACCGCCCCGTCCGTCGCGCAAGGCGCCGACGGTGCCGATGCCGTGCTGCTCCAGCTGCGCGTCGGCGGGCAAGCCGCGCGCAACGAAGACGAGACCTGGCCGCTCGAATGCGGTTGTGTCGGACAGGAAACCACCGGCGCGGGCGGTCTGGCCAAGGCGCTGCGCACGGTCCCGGTGGTGCTCGAACTCGCCGAGCGGATTCGCCGGGCCAACCCGGAGGCCTGGATCATCGACTTCACCAACCCGGTCGGGATCGTCACCCGGGCGCTGCAGACCGCCGGGCACAAGGCGGTCGGCCTGTGCAACGTGGCCATCGATTTCCAGCGAAAGTTCGCCCGGCACTTGGGCGTCGAGCCGGAGCTGGTCCGGCTCGACCACGTCGGCCTCAATCATCTCACCTGGGAGCGCGGCGTCACCGTGCTCGACAGTCCCGATGCGGCAACAGGTTACGAGGTGCTGCCCAAGCTGCTCGCCGATTTCGGCGCCGAGATCGCGGCCGATACCCGGCTGCCGGTCGAGCTGCTACGGCACCTTGGCGTCGTTCCGTCGTACTACCTGCGGTACTTCTATCAGCACGACACCGTCGTCGAGGAGTTGCGCGCGAAGGGTTCCCGGGCCGCGGAGGTGGCCGAGCTGGAACGGCAGTTGCTCACCATGTACGCCGACCCGGCGTTGGACACCAAACCCGAGCTGCTCGGAAAGCGCGGTGGCGCTTTCTATTCCGAGGCTGCCGCGCAGCTGATCGCCGCGCTGCTCGGCACCGGTGCGGGCGCGGGCGTGCAGGTGGTCAACACCCGTAACGACGGCACCCTGCCGTCGCTGCCCGGCGACGCGGTGATCGAGGTGCCCGCGCGGGTGGACGCGACGGGCGTCCATCCGCTGCCGCAGCCGCCGCTCGACCCGCGCTTCGGCGGACTGATCGCGCACGTCACCGCGTACGAACAGCTGGCGTTGCGAGCCGCCGTCGAAGGCGGGCGCGAACTGGTCTTCGACGCGCTGCTGGCGCATCCGCTGGTCGGCCAGTTCGAACTGGCCGAGCAGCTCACCGACCGGCTGATCGCGCACAACCGCGCGCACCTGAGCTGGGCGTGA
- a CDS encoding N-acetylglucosamine kinase — MKLPQNEQVPGVLAIDAGNSKTDVALVALDGTVLAAARGGGYQPYRDGAEQAIAGLTPLVDAVAEQAGLTRARVLTTRVSACMANVDLPIEERRFHAAIAGRPWGLSVGVANDTFGLLRAGTDGPCGVAVVCGAGINCAGLRPDGRTARFPALGVLTGDWGGGGGMAAAAMWYAARAEDGRGEPTALSAAIGAYFGMAGANAVAEAIHLGQLAEHRLHELVRVLFATAEAGDPTALRLIDRQADEITRLALVALRKLELLDEPTPVVLGGGVLAARQPLLIDNVRARLAAAAPLAEPRIVVAPPVLGAALLGLDHLAASPAAQRRLRAAYPATQEPPEGRSGFASEMGQLA; from the coding sequence ATGAAACTCCCACAGAACGAGCAGGTTCCGGGCGTCCTCGCGATCGACGCGGGCAACAGCAAGACCGACGTCGCCCTGGTCGCGCTGGACGGAACGGTCCTCGCCGCGGCGCGCGGCGGCGGCTATCAACCCTATCGGGACGGGGCGGAGCAGGCGATCGCGGGGCTCACCCCGCTGGTCGACGCGGTGGCCGAACAGGCCGGGCTCACCCGCGCGCGGGTGCTCACCACCCGGGTGAGCGCCTGTATGGCCAATGTCGATCTGCCCATCGAGGAGCGACGCTTCCACGCCGCCATCGCGGGCAGGCCGTGGGGGCTCTCGGTGGGCGTCGCCAACGACACCTTCGGCCTGCTGCGGGCCGGCACCGACGGTCCGTGCGGCGTCGCGGTGGTCTGCGGGGCCGGGATCAACTGCGCCGGGCTGCGACCGGACGGGCGGACCGCGCGTTTCCCGGCGCTCGGCGTGCTCACCGGAGACTGGGGTGGCGGCGGCGGAATGGCCGCCGCGGCAATGTGGTACGCGGCGCGGGCCGAGGACGGCCGGGGCGAGCCCACGGCGCTGTCCGCCGCGATCGGCGCGTATTTCGGGATGGCCGGGGCCAACGCGGTCGCCGAGGCGATCCACCTCGGTCAGCTGGCCGAACATCGGCTGCACGAGCTGGTCCGGGTGCTCTTCGCCACCGCGGAAGCGGGTGACCCGACCGCGCTGCGGCTGATCGATCGGCAAGCCGACGAGATCACCCGCCTCGCACTCGTCGCCCTGCGCAAGCTCGAACTGCTCGACGAACCGACCCCCGTGGTGCTCGGCGGTGGTGTGCTCGCCGCACGACAGCCGCTGCTGATCGACAATGTCCGGGCCCGGCTGGCCGCCGCCGCGCCGCTGGCGGAGCCCCGAATCGTCGTCGCCCCACCGGTTCTCGGCGCGGCCCTGCTCGGGCTGGACCATCTCGCGGCGAGCCCGGCGGCGCAGCGACGGCTCCGCGCCGCGTATCCGGCTACGCAGGAGCCACCGGAGGGCCGGTCCGGGTTCGCCAGCGAGATGGGTCAGTTGGCCTGA